One region of Epilithonimonas zeae genomic DNA includes:
- a CDS encoding DUF4251 domain-containing protein has translation MRASILMISFALMTISCGSQIYLDPVTLNSAIENKEFDFNATKAFPTNYDVLNVMNSMPGSTGTRILNLDSGYGFNLKKDLFSVYLPYFGRAFTVSPGDANNSGIKFESKEFTVKQSATKKGNTLLVITPSDQRENYVFNLEIFKNGSGFLSVRSNNRQPISFDGNISSAK, from the coding sequence ATGAGAGCTTCTATATTAATGATAAGTTTTGCACTGATGACAATCAGCTGCGGAAGTCAAATATATCTTGACCCAGTAACATTGAACTCTGCAATAGAAAATAAAGAATTTGATTTCAATGCAACGAAGGCATTTCCAACCAATTACGATGTGTTGAATGTGATGAACTCGATGCCAGGATCAACAGGAACTCGAATTTTGAACCTAGACTCGGGTTACGGTTTTAATCTGAAAAAAGATTTGTTCAGTGTTTATCTGCCTTATTTTGGAAGGGCTTTTACGGTTAGTCCAGGCGACGCAAACAATAGCGGAATCAAATTCGAATCCAAGGAATTTACGGTAAAACAATCTGCGACTAAAAAAGGAAATACACTTTTGGTCATCACGCCAAGCGACCAAAGAGAAAATTATGTTTTCAATCTGGAGATCTTCAAAAACGGAAGTGGATTTTTATCAGTAAGATCTAATAACAGACAGCCAATCAGTTTTGACGGGAATATTTCGTCAGCGAAATAA
- the meaB gene encoding methylmalonyl Co-A mutase-associated GTPase MeaB, translating into MNKTISLQDYINGIKSSDKRILGKAITLIESKKPEHREIVDQLLKEILPFTGKSIRIGITGVPGAGKSTFIESFGKYAIEQGKKVAVLAIDPSSSINKGSILGDKTRMEELAKDPNAFIRPSPSSGFLGGIANTTFESLLICEAAGFDYILIETVGVGQSETLVNDITDVFLFLKVIGTGDELQGIKRGIMEMADLIFINKVNSENLSKAKMTKTELTRALQFITPKEKNWKIPVLFGSALEKTGLEEVFDKIEDYISLKTKNGTFLETRKNQAQKRFEFWVREYILERAKNDHSLENSFQEHKKNASELLSNPSSEASDFVKKLLGN; encoded by the coding sequence ATGAATAAAACAATCAGTTTACAAGATTACATCAACGGAATCAAATCTTCTGATAAAAGGATTTTGGGAAAAGCTATTACTTTAATTGAAAGTAAAAAGCCTGAACATCGGGAAATTGTGGATCAATTACTAAAAGAAATTTTGCCATTCACAGGAAAATCTATCCGAATCGGAATTACAGGCGTTCCAGGTGCTGGAAAATCAACCTTCATAGAAAGCTTTGGAAAATATGCGATTGAGCAAGGAAAAAAAGTAGCCGTTCTGGCGATTGACCCCAGCTCCTCGATCAACAAAGGAAGTATTCTTGGCGATAAAACCAGAATGGAAGAACTGGCCAAAGATCCGAATGCTTTTATCCGCCCTAGTCCAAGCTCCGGATTTTTAGGTGGGATTGCGAATACAACTTTTGAAAGTCTTTTGATCTGTGAAGCGGCAGGTTTTGATTATATCCTGATAGAAACCGTTGGTGTTGGACAAAGTGAAACTTTGGTAAATGATATTACCGATGTTTTTCTTTTTCTGAAAGTCATCGGAACTGGCGACGAATTACAGGGAATCAAACGTGGAATAATGGAAATGGCGGATTTGATTTTCATTAATAAGGTGAATTCCGAAAATCTATCTAAAGCTAAAATGACGAAAACGGAATTGACTAGAGCATTGCAATTTATAACACCAAAAGAAAAAAACTGGAAAATCCCAGTGCTCTTTGGGTCTGCTTTGGAAAAAACCGGATTGGAGGAAGTTTTTGATAAAATCGAGGACTATATTTCTTTGAAAACGAAGAATGGAACTTTCCTCGAAACCAGAAAAAATCAAGCTCAGAAACGTTTTGAATTCTGGGTAAGAGAATATATTCTTGAAAGAGCTAAAAACGACCATTCATTAGAAAATTCTTTCCAGGAACATAAAAAAAATGCTTCAGAACTTTTGTCTAATCCAAGTTCCGAAGCCAGTGATTTTGTTAAAAAATTATTAGGGAATTAA
- a CDS encoding c-type cytochrome has product MKKTIYALCFVGAIIYSCTTKTVATSTASIDTSAEYVAKGKTVFDQHCGKCHGLPEASDHTPEQWNKIIARMAPKAKLNPDETNWVLAYVTVNAKK; this is encoded by the coding sequence ATGAAAAAAACGATATATGCCTTATGTTTTGTAGGCGCAATTATCTATTCCTGTACAACAAAAACAGTGGCGACTTCTACGGCTTCTATCGACACCAGTGCAGAATACGTAGCTAAAGGTAAAACCGTATTTGACCAGCATTGCGGAAAATGCCACGGACTTCCGGAAGCTTCTGACCACACGCCGGAACAATGGAACAAGATCATCGCAAGAATGGCTCCGAAAGCGAAACTGAATCCGGACGAAACCAATTGGGTTCTGGCTTATGTAACGGTTAATGCGAAGAAGTAA
- a CDS encoding tetratricopeptide repeat protein has translation MTLTKSKYYFEALDNYPYNLPDCLEALNYALSYDPEDADSLCLMGRIYSEMLIDYEKAKLYFEEALQCDVTNLNTPRYYIKCLLDNEDLDEAEKLIEYSLKIKGIDKCRILIQKSYLSEIKMDFKKALEILKEAKKFAYDQSMLDFLKSKEKFIKEKIPKKKKTKSKAKSNKKKETN, from the coding sequence ATGACCTTAACTAAAAGTAAATATTATTTCGAAGCTTTGGATAATTATCCATACAACTTGCCGGATTGTCTGGAAGCATTGAACTACGCACTTTCTTATGACCCGGAAGATGCAGATTCGCTTTGTCTGATGGGAAGAATATACAGCGAAATGCTCATCGATTATGAAAAAGCAAAACTCTATTTCGAAGAAGCATTGCAATGTGACGTTACGAATCTCAACACACCAAGATATTACATCAAATGCCTTTTGGATAATGAAGATTTGGACGAAGCAGAAAAACTCATCGAATATTCTTTGAAAATAAAAGGAATTGACAAATGCAGAATTTTAATCCAAAAATCTTATCTGTCTGAAATCAAAATGGATTTCAAAAAAGCATTGGAAATTTTGAAAGAAGCTAAAAAATTCGCTTATGATCAATCTATGTTGGACTTTTTGAAGAGCAAAGAAAAATTCATCAAAGAGAAAATACCCAAGAAAAAGAAAACCAAAAGTAAAGCGAAAAGCAACAAGAAAAAGGAAACCAATTAA
- the prfH gene encoding peptide chain release factor H, whose amino-acid sequence MEKLIQITSGRGPSECQWVVAKVLKVFLEEAKQNKIDYEIIHRENGDENLTLKSVTLLLKGKGVNEFLKSWLGSILWIGKSTFRKLHKRSNWFIGIFELEGLEKIEFNEKDIRFQTARSQGSGGQNVNKVNTAVRATHIPTGQSVFVQDSRSQLENKKLSVERLKEKVLEQNIIQLQKQMQETWNNHLNVQRGNPIRTFSGTDFRKNYQEKSFKKERLQVKNELKNYRNDLN is encoded by the coding sequence ATGGAAAAACTCATACAAATAACCTCGGGAAGAGGACCTTCGGAATGTCAATGGGTAGTTGCCAAAGTTCTGAAGGTTTTCCTTGAGGAAGCAAAACAAAATAAAATCGATTACGAAATCATTCACCGTGAAAATGGTGATGAAAACCTGACGTTGAAATCTGTGACTTTACTTTTAAAAGGAAAAGGAGTCAATGAATTTCTTAAAAGCTGGCTCGGAAGCATTCTTTGGATTGGGAAAAGCACTTTCAGAAAACTGCATAAGAGAAGCAATTGGTTTATCGGGATTTTCGAACTGGAAGGTTTGGAAAAAATTGAATTTAATGAAAAAGATATCCGGTTTCAGACGGCGAGAAGTCAGGGAAGTGGCGGGCAAAACGTGAATAAAGTCAACACAGCTGTTCGTGCAACTCATATTCCGACAGGACAAAGTGTATTCGTGCAGGATTCCCGGTCGCAACTGGAGAATAAAAAACTTTCGGTTGAAAGACTGAAAGAAAAAGTTTTGGAACAGAATATCATCCAGCTTCAAAAACAAATGCAGGAAACCTGGAATAATCATTTGAATGTTCAAAGAGGAAATCCAATCAGAACATTTTCGGGAACTGATTTCAGAAAGAATTATCAGGAAAAATCTTTCAAAAAAGAAAGACTTCAAGTGAAAAACGAATTAAAAAACTACAGAAATGACCTTAACTAA